A genomic stretch from Oleomonas cavernae includes:
- a CDS encoding aldehyde dehydrogenase family protein has translation MGAALVRHPGVSKITFTGGPDAGRAIARSAADTFKRVSLELGGKTPQIVFPDADLTAAVRGIAMGLFFNQGEVCAAGTRILAHNSIVDQIAEQLAAIATSIKLGDPLDGDTQMGSLASKAQFDRVTSYFDVAAQDQAELLAGGKSDDSRGYFVRPTVFRGNNGMRIAQEEIFGPVGVVIGFEDEDDAVRLANDSNYGLAAAVWTSDVGRSHRMAARLRAGAVWVNCWAAIDARLPWGGVKFSGTGRENGQAALDAYTETKTVTVAL, from the coding sequence GTGGGCGCCGCGCTGGTGCGCCATCCCGGCGTGTCGAAGATCACCTTCACCGGCGGCCCCGATGCCGGCCGGGCCATCGCCCGCAGTGCCGCCGATACCTTCAAGCGGGTATCCCTGGAACTGGGCGGGAAGACCCCGCAGATCGTCTTTCCCGATGCGGACCTGACCGCTGCCGTCCGCGGGATCGCGATGGGGCTGTTCTTCAACCAAGGTGAAGTCTGCGCGGCCGGAACCCGTATACTTGCGCACAACTCGATCGTCGACCAAATCGCCGAGCAGCTCGCTGCGATCGCTACCTCGATCAAGCTCGGCGATCCGCTGGACGGCGATACCCAGATGGGGTCGCTTGCCAGCAAGGCCCAGTTCGATCGCGTCACCAGCTATTTTGACGTCGCCGCCCAGGATCAGGCCGAACTGCTCGCCGGCGGCAAGTCGGACGACAGCCGCGGCTATTTCGTTCGGCCCACGGTGTTCCGCGGCAACAACGGGATGCGTATCGCGCAGGAGGAAATCTTTGGCCCGGTCGGCGTGGTGATCGGCTTCGAGGACGAGGACGATGCCGTCCGCCTGGCCAACGACTCCAATTACGGATTGGCGGCGGCGGTATGGACGAGCGACGTCGGCCGTTCGCACCGGATGGCCGCCAGGCTGCGCGCCGGGGCGGTCTGGGTGAACTGCTGGGCGGCCATCGATGCGCGGTTGCCGTGGGGTGGCGTGAAGTTCAGCGGCACCGGGCGGGAGAACGGCCAGGCGGCGCTGGACGCCTACACGGAAACCAAGACCGTTACTGTCGCTCTCTAG
- the paaK gene encoding phenylacetate--CoA ligase PaaK — protein sequence MSEALARRADGGGLHAIETASRDEIAALQLKRMKWSLAHAYSNVPHYKTAFDQKGVHPDDLKSLDDLSKFPFATKENYRQNYPFGLFAVPRSEIVRVHASSGTTGKPTVVGYTANDISLWADCVARSVYAAGGRKGDIVHIAYGYGLFTGGMGAHYGAERLGCTVIPMSGGQTEKQIQLISDFQPSIIMVTPSYMLALLEEMERRGIDPRETSLRIGIFGAEPWTEEMRTQLEERAGIDAVDIYGLSEIIGPGVGNECVETKDGIHIWEDHFYPEIIDPVTGEVLPDGEFGELVLTSLTKEGMPTIRYRTKDLTRLMPGTARSMRRIQKITGRCDDMMIIRGVNVFPSQIEELILMQPQLAPHYQIVLTKKGPLDEMTVLIEGRDNAGGDVSGAITALRHAIKTHVGVSVDVKLMPCGEIERSVGKAKRVIDNRQLSQATR from the coding sequence ATGTCGGAGGCACTAGCGCGTCGAGCCGATGGCGGCGGCTTGCACGCGATCGAAACCGCCAGCAGAGACGAAATCGCTGCATTGCAGCTCAAGCGTATGAAATGGTCGCTGGCGCACGCCTACAGCAATGTCCCGCATTACAAAACCGCCTTCGATCAGAAGGGGGTCCATCCCGACGATCTCAAGTCGCTCGACGATCTGTCGAAGTTCCCCTTCGCGACCAAGGAGAACTATCGCCAGAATTATCCCTTCGGCCTGTTCGCTGTTCCCCGCTCGGAAATCGTCAGGGTCCATGCCTCCAGCGGGACCACCGGCAAGCCCACCGTCGTCGGCTATACGGCGAACGATATCTCGCTGTGGGCCGACTGCGTTGCCCGCTCCGTCTATGCCGCCGGCGGGCGCAAAGGCGACATCGTTCACATCGCCTATGGCTACGGCCTGTTTACCGGCGGCATGGGTGCCCACTACGGCGCCGAACGGCTGGGCTGCACCGTGATCCCGATGTCGGGCGGCCAGACCGAGAAGCAGATACAACTCATCTCGGACTTCCAGCCCAGCATCATCATGGTTACACCCAGCTACATGCTCGCCCTCCTCGAGGAAATGGAGCGGCGCGGCATCGACCCCCGGGAGACCAGCCTGAGGATCGGGATCTTCGGGGCGGAACCGTGGACCGAGGAAATGCGGACCCAGCTCGAAGAACGAGCCGGCATTGATGCGGTCGACATCTACGGCCTGTCGGAAATCATCGGGCCGGGCGTGGGCAATGAATGCGTCGAGACCAAGGACGGGATCCACATCTGGGAGGATCACTTCTATCCCGAGATCATCGATCCGGTTACCGGTGAAGTGCTGCCCGACGGCGAGTTCGGCGAACTTGTGCTGACGTCGCTGACCAAGGAAGGCATGCCGACCATCCGCTATCGGACCAAGGATCTCACCCGCCTGATGCCGGGCACCGCACGGTCGATGCGCCGCATCCAGAAGATCACCGGCCGCTGTGACGACATGATGATCATCAGGGGCGTCAACGTCTTCCCGTCCCAGATCGAAGAATTGATCCTGATGCAGCCGCAACTGGCGCCGCACTACCAGATCGTCCTGACGAAGAAGGGCCCCCTGGACGAGATGACCGTCCTGATCGAGGGGCGTGACAATGCCGGCGGCGATGTCAGCGGTGCCATTACCGCCCTGCGCCACGCCATCAAGACGCACGTCGGCGTCTCGGTTGACGTCAAGCTGATGCCCTGCGGCGAAATCGAGCGCTCGGTGGGTAAAGCCAAGCGGGTCATCGACAATCGCCAGCTCAGCCAAGCCACGCGCTGA
- a CDS encoding DUF1329 domain-containing protein encodes MKLKHVTTGLAVIGLAMAGSIAAKADPADGVAAWKKFAAEHTDVDRSKWVDAIGSPEALAVAKRWAALRGFDAPGLLASAKLPPELKPGLVINAGNIDSMPWLKDYMVGALADRFKDQSWFGWKQAIIVPTTSYYMTKGTLEQTEAAVKAGVTFSATADGNLLTPDGKYALSTQGALPFVNPKNGLEATWSFVAHGISNDNLNFNPITMDVCNSSGSLERQYKAELWWQKMHGRQDITPTGDIGGMDGVVEGGAVYFTDPRDVRGLSGVRKRFAAANKEDDFKVFVPTLKRTRILSATDGQDPLAAGLELIWDDWRAYWVKTDLNKFDYKIVGEGWTLGMPHVGHFYEAAKRSGSCAVDTVELELRPVWILEITDKTGKYIYSKRRIYLDKEFMYPAANEFFDARGNLMRVWYDSRDWVPQNGQAAWRQVPIWNVISKRVTWLEMDSRWAGLETNPTPSLFDIDQLRDYK; translated from the coding sequence ATGAAACTCAAGCATGTGACGACCGGTCTCGCCGTCATCGGTCTGGCCATGGCCGGCTCGATCGCCGCCAAGGCCGACCCTGCAGACGGTGTCGCCGCGTGGAAGAAATTTGCGGCCGAGCATACCGATGTCGATCGCTCCAAATGGGTGGACGCCATCGGCTCGCCGGAAGCGCTCGCCGTCGCCAAGCGCTGGGCCGCATTGCGGGGCTTCGACGCGCCCGGCCTGCTGGCCAGCGCCAAGCTGCCGCCGGAACTCAAGCCCGGCCTGGTGATCAATGCCGGCAACATCGATTCCATGCCCTGGCTGAAGGACTATATGGTCGGCGCGCTGGCGGACCGGTTCAAGGATCAGAGCTGGTTCGGCTGGAAGCAGGCGATCATCGTCCCGACGACCTCGTATTACATGACCAAGGGCACGCTCGAACAGACCGAGGCCGCGGTCAAGGCCGGCGTAACCTTCAGTGCGACCGCGGACGGCAACCTGCTTACGCCTGACGGGAAGTACGCCCTGTCGACCCAGGGCGCGCTGCCCTTCGTCAACCCGAAGAACGGGCTGGAGGCGACCTGGTCTTTCGTCGCCCACGGCATCTCGAACGACAACCTGAACTTCAACCCGATCACCATGGATGTGTGCAACAGCTCGGGCAGCCTCGAGCGGCAGTACAAGGCCGAGCTGTGGTGGCAGAAGATGCACGGCCGCCAGGACATCACGCCGACCGGCGACATCGGCGGCATGGATGGGGTCGTGGAAGGCGGTGCCGTATACTTCACCGATCCGCGTGACGTGCGCGGTCTGTCGGGTGTGCGCAAGCGTTTCGCCGCGGCCAACAAGGAAGACGATTTCAAGGTCTTCGTGCCGACCTTGAAGCGTACGCGCATTCTCTCCGCCACCGACGGCCAGGATCCGCTTGCTGCCGGGCTGGAGCTGATCTGGGATGACTGGCGTGCCTACTGGGTGAAGACCGATCTGAACAAGTTCGACTACAAGATCGTCGGCGAGGGCTGGACCCTGGGCATGCCCCATGTCGGGCACTTCTACGAGGCGGCCAAGCGCAGCGGCAGTTGCGCCGTCGACACGGTGGAACTCGAGCTGCGGCCGGTCTGGATCCTGGAGATCACCGACAAGACCGGCAAGTACATCTACAGCAAGCGGCGCATCTATCTCGACAAGGAGTTCATGTATCCCGCGGCCAACGAGTTCTTTGACGCCCGCGGTAACTTGATGCGTGTCTGGTATGACTCGCGCGACTGGGTGCCGCAGAACGGCCAGGCCGCCTGGCGTCAGGTACCGATCTGGAATGTGATCTCCAAGCGGGTCACCTGGCTCGAGATGGACTCGCGCTGGGCCGGTCTCGAGACCAATCCCACGCCCAGCCTGTTCGATATCGATCAGTTGCGCGACTACAAGTAA
- a CDS encoding aldehyde dehydrogenase family protein has product MISDVVSKYEAFQQDIARLAGNDGTFDNFIDGKWVGGTANRRLSVINPARKSAFASVPDSSDADVEAAVAAARRQLEGGEWSRLSGAARGKLMQKLADLVERDAALIGKMDAISIGRPFTETQILDLPNAVDTLRYFAGWADKIAGACIPTGGYFGQPTHSYTVREPVGVVGAIVPWNTPFMITLWKIAPALAAGCTIVLKPAEETPLSALYLASLAIEAGFPGAC; this is encoded by the coding sequence ATGATCAGCGACGTCGTCAGCAAGTACGAGGCTTTTCAGCAAGACATCGCTCGCCTCGCGGGCAATGACGGGACGTTCGACAATTTCATCGACGGGAAATGGGTCGGCGGAACGGCGAACCGTCGTCTCTCCGTGATCAATCCTGCGCGCAAAAGCGCGTTTGCGTCGGTTCCCGACTCGAGCGACGCCGATGTGGAAGCCGCGGTTGCCGCGGCGAGAAGGCAACTGGAGGGCGGGGAGTGGTCGCGCCTGTCGGGTGCAGCCCGGGGCAAGCTCATGCAGAAGCTCGCCGACCTGGTGGAGCGGGATGCGGCCCTGATCGGGAAGATGGATGCCATCAGCATCGGCCGCCCGTTTACCGAGACCCAGATTCTCGACCTGCCCAACGCCGTGGATACCTTGCGCTATTTTGCCGGCTGGGCAGACAAGATCGCCGGTGCCTGCATTCCCACCGGCGGCTACTTCGGCCAGCCGACCCATTCCTACACCGTGCGCGAGCCGGTCGGCGTGGTGGGAGCGATCGTGCCCTGGAATACCCCCTTCATGATTACGCTGTGGAAGATCGCGCCGGCCCTGGCGGCCGGCTGCACGATCGTCCTGAAGCCGGCCGAGGAAACGCCGCTTTCCGCGCTCTATCTGGCGTCCCTGGCAATTGAAGCCGGCTTTCCGGGGGCGTGTTGA